A window of Etheostoma spectabile isolate EspeVRDwgs_2016 chromosome 18, UIUC_Espe_1.0, whole genome shotgun sequence contains these coding sequences:
- the tpd52l1 gene encoding tumor protein D53 isoform X8, translating to METRQQGLNQDMFYPSGEESVKRSSHGDDLAPVAQNGENLTEWCKTSPSGDDQWCRASVSHSDNWAMSATWDMQLDSTERGHLTAGFLDSEPLREADEDMASEVNLNNSIMTEAEREEIQQELAKLEEEISTLKQVLSSKEKQHAELKQKLGAASLYELRNNLSRGWHDMQTSTAYKKTSETLSTAGQKTSAAFSTLGSAITRKFGDMSQHNTSVSNSIGYSIRHSMSMPTMRNSPSFKSFEEKVETTVSTIKTKVGGTGTAGSFEEVLSSAANASSQDTPSNNLTDSSEKPC from the exons ATGGAGACCAGACAACAAG GTTTGAATCAGGACATGTTTTACCCTTCTGGCGAGGAATCGGTTAAAAGGAGCTCACATGGTGACGACTTGGCTCCGGTGGCCCAAAATGGGGAAAACCTGACAGAATGGTGTAAAACTTCACCATCAGGGGACGATCAGTGGTGTCGGGCATCAGTGTCGCACTCTGACAACTGGGCCATGTCCGCCACTTGGGATATGCAGCTGGACAGCACAG AGAGAGGACACCTCACAGCAG gttTCCTGGACTCTGAGCCATTGAGAGAGGCTGATGAAGATATGGCCTCTGAAGTCAACCTAAACAACTCCATCATGACGGAggcggagagagaggagattcAGCAAGAGTTAGCTAAA ctggaggaggagatcAGTACGTTGAAGCAGGTTTTGTCGTCCAAAGAGAAGCAGCACGCAGAGCTCAAACAAAAACTGGGCGCGGCTTCTCTGTACGAGCTCAGGAACAACCTCAGTAGAGGCTGGCACGACATGCAGACCTCAACGGC CTATAAGAAAACATCCGAGACGCTGTCCACAGCAGGACAGAAAACATCAGCCGCCTTCAGCACACTAGGCAGCGCCATCACCAGGAAGTTCGGGGACATGAG tcaacacaacacaagtGT GTCCAACTCTATAGG CTACTCCATCAGACACTCTATGAGCATGCCCACCATGAG aaaCTCTCCCAGCTTCAAGTCTTTTGAGGAGAAAGTCGAGACTACGGTGTCCACCATCAAG ACAAAGGTTGGCGGTACAGGGACCGCAGGCAGCTTTGAGGAAGTCCTCTCCTCCGCAGCAAATGCCAGCTCTCAGGACACGCCCTCTAACAACTTGACGGACAGCTCTGAGAAGCCGTGTTAG
- the tpd52l1 gene encoding tumor protein D53 isoform X2: METRQQELYSGVLSEAVVDWGNMSPGEEWVNSATHKGEQGLNQDMFYPSGEESVKRSSHGDDLAPVAQNGENLTEWCKTSPSGDDQWCRASVSHSDNWAMSATWDMQLDSTERGHLTAGFLDSEPLREADEDMASEVNLNNSIMTEAEREEIQQELAKLEEEISTLKQVLSSKEKQHAELKQKLGAASLYELRNNLSRGWHDMQTSTAYKKTSETLSTAGQKTSAAFSTLGSAITRKFGDMSQHNTSVSNSIGHSMSMPTMRNSPSFKSFEEKVETTVSTIKTKVGGTGTAGSFEEVLSSAANASSQDTPSNNLTDSSEKPC; this comes from the exons ATGGAGACCAGACAACAAG AGTTGTACTCTGGTGTTCTGAGTGAAGCAGTGGTGGACTGGGGCAACATGAGTCCTGGAGAGGAATGGGTTAATTCAGCCACACACAAGGGAGAGCAGG GTTTGAATCAGGACATGTTTTACCCTTCTGGCGAGGAATCGGTTAAAAGGAGCTCACATGGTGACGACTTGGCTCCGGTGGCCCAAAATGGGGAAAACCTGACAGAATGGTGTAAAACTTCACCATCAGGGGACGATCAGTGGTGTCGGGCATCAGTGTCGCACTCTGACAACTGGGCCATGTCCGCCACTTGGGATATGCAGCTGGACAGCACAG AGAGAGGACACCTCACAGCAG gttTCCTGGACTCTGAGCCATTGAGAGAGGCTGATGAAGATATGGCCTCTGAAGTCAACCTAAACAACTCCATCATGACGGAggcggagagagaggagattcAGCAAGAGTTAGCTAAA ctggaggaggagatcAGTACGTTGAAGCAGGTTTTGTCGTCCAAAGAGAAGCAGCACGCAGAGCTCAAACAAAAACTGGGCGCGGCTTCTCTGTACGAGCTCAGGAACAACCTCAGTAGAGGCTGGCACGACATGCAGACCTCAACGGC CTATAAGAAAACATCCGAGACGCTGTCCACAGCAGGACAGAAAACATCAGCCGCCTTCAGCACACTAGGCAGCGCCATCACCAGGAAGTTCGGGGACATGAG tcaacacaacacaagtGT GTCCAACTCTATAGG ACACTCTATGAGCATGCCCACCATGAG aaaCTCTCCCAGCTTCAAGTCTTTTGAGGAGAAAGTCGAGACTACGGTGTCCACCATCAAG ACAAAGGTTGGCGGTACAGGGACCGCAGGCAGCTTTGAGGAAGTCCTCTCCTCCGCAGCAAATGCCAGCTCTCAGGACACGCCCTCTAACAACTTGACGGACAGCTCTGAGAAGCCGTGTTAG
- the tpd52l1 gene encoding tumor protein D53 isoform X13 → METRQQGFLDSEPLREADEDMASEVNLNNSIMTEAEREEIQQELAKLEEEISTLKQVLSSKEKQHAELKQKLGAASLYELRNNLSRGWHDMQTSTAYKKTSETLSTAGQKTSAAFSTLGSAITRKFGDMRNSPSFKSFEEKVETTVSTIKTKVGGTGTAGSFEEVLSSAANASSQDTPSNNLTDSSEKPC, encoded by the exons ATGGAGACCAGACAACAAG gttTCCTGGACTCTGAGCCATTGAGAGAGGCTGATGAAGATATGGCCTCTGAAGTCAACCTAAACAACTCCATCATGACGGAggcggagagagaggagattcAGCAAGAGTTAGCTAAA ctggaggaggagatcAGTACGTTGAAGCAGGTTTTGTCGTCCAAAGAGAAGCAGCACGCAGAGCTCAAACAAAAACTGGGCGCGGCTTCTCTGTACGAGCTCAGGAACAACCTCAGTAGAGGCTGGCACGACATGCAGACCTCAACGGC CTATAAGAAAACATCCGAGACGCTGTCCACAGCAGGACAGAAAACATCAGCCGCCTTCAGCACACTAGGCAGCGCCATCACCAGGAAGTTCGGGGACATGAG aaaCTCTCCCAGCTTCAAGTCTTTTGAGGAGAAAGTCGAGACTACGGTGTCCACCATCAAG ACAAAGGTTGGCGGTACAGGGACCGCAGGCAGCTTTGAGGAAGTCCTCTCCTCCGCAGCAAATGCCAGCTCTCAGGACACGCCCTCTAACAACTTGACGGACAGCTCTGAGAAGCCGTGTTAG
- the tpd52l1 gene encoding tumor protein D53 isoform X6 translates to METRQQELYSGVLSEAVVDWGNMSPGEEWVNSATHKGEQGLNQDMFYPSGEESVKRSSHGDDLAPVAQNGENLTEWCKTSPSGDDQWCRASVSHSDNWAMSATWDMQLDSTERGHLTAGFLDSEPLREADEDMASEVNLNNSIMTEAEREEIQQELAKLEEEISTLKQVLSSKEKQHAELKQKLGAASLYELRNNLSRGWHDMQTSTAYKKTSETLSTAGQKTSAAFSTLGSAITRKFGDMSVAGLELLFPRRNSPSFKSFEEKVETTVSTIKTKVGGTGTAGSFEEVLSSAANASSQDTPSNNLTDSSEKPC, encoded by the exons ATGGAGACCAGACAACAAG AGTTGTACTCTGGTGTTCTGAGTGAAGCAGTGGTGGACTGGGGCAACATGAGTCCTGGAGAGGAATGGGTTAATTCAGCCACACACAAGGGAGAGCAGG GTTTGAATCAGGACATGTTTTACCCTTCTGGCGAGGAATCGGTTAAAAGGAGCTCACATGGTGACGACTTGGCTCCGGTGGCCCAAAATGGGGAAAACCTGACAGAATGGTGTAAAACTTCACCATCAGGGGACGATCAGTGGTGTCGGGCATCAGTGTCGCACTCTGACAACTGGGCCATGTCCGCCACTTGGGATATGCAGCTGGACAGCACAG AGAGAGGACACCTCACAGCAG gttTCCTGGACTCTGAGCCATTGAGAGAGGCTGATGAAGATATGGCCTCTGAAGTCAACCTAAACAACTCCATCATGACGGAggcggagagagaggagattcAGCAAGAGTTAGCTAAA ctggaggaggagatcAGTACGTTGAAGCAGGTTTTGTCGTCCAAAGAGAAGCAGCACGCAGAGCTCAAACAAAAACTGGGCGCGGCTTCTCTGTACGAGCTCAGGAACAACCTCAGTAGAGGCTGGCACGACATGCAGACCTCAACGGC CTATAAGAAAACATCCGAGACGCTGTCCACAGCAGGACAGAAAACATCAGCCGCCTTCAGCACACTAGGCAGCGCCATCACCAGGAAGTTCGGGGACATGAG CGTGGCTGGTCTAGAGTTACTGTTCCCTCGGAG aaaCTCTCCCAGCTTCAAGTCTTTTGAGGAGAAAGTCGAGACTACGGTGTCCACCATCAAG ACAAAGGTTGGCGGTACAGGGACCGCAGGCAGCTTTGAGGAAGTCCTCTCCTCCGCAGCAAATGCCAGCTCTCAGGACACGCCCTCTAACAACTTGACGGACAGCTCTGAGAAGCCGTGTTAG
- the tpd52l1 gene encoding tumor protein D53 isoform X7 yields METRQQELYSGVLSEAVVDWGNMSPGEEWVNSATHKGEQGLNQDMFYPSGEESVKRSSHGDDLAPVAQNGENLTEWCKTSPSGDDQWCRASVSHSDNWAMSATWDMQLDSTERGHLTAGFLDSEPLREADEDMASEVNLNNSIMTEAEREEIQQELAKLEEEISTLKQVLSSKEKQHAELKQKLGAASLYELRNNLSRGWHDMQTSTAYKKTSETLSTAGQKTSAAFSTLGSAITRKFGDMRNSPSFKSFEEKVETTVSTIKTKVGGTGTAGSFEEVLSSAANASSQDTPSNNLTDSSEKPC; encoded by the exons ATGGAGACCAGACAACAAG AGTTGTACTCTGGTGTTCTGAGTGAAGCAGTGGTGGACTGGGGCAACATGAGTCCTGGAGAGGAATGGGTTAATTCAGCCACACACAAGGGAGAGCAGG GTTTGAATCAGGACATGTTTTACCCTTCTGGCGAGGAATCGGTTAAAAGGAGCTCACATGGTGACGACTTGGCTCCGGTGGCCCAAAATGGGGAAAACCTGACAGAATGGTGTAAAACTTCACCATCAGGGGACGATCAGTGGTGTCGGGCATCAGTGTCGCACTCTGACAACTGGGCCATGTCCGCCACTTGGGATATGCAGCTGGACAGCACAG AGAGAGGACACCTCACAGCAG gttTCCTGGACTCTGAGCCATTGAGAGAGGCTGATGAAGATATGGCCTCTGAAGTCAACCTAAACAACTCCATCATGACGGAggcggagagagaggagattcAGCAAGAGTTAGCTAAA ctggaggaggagatcAGTACGTTGAAGCAGGTTTTGTCGTCCAAAGAGAAGCAGCACGCAGAGCTCAAACAAAAACTGGGCGCGGCTTCTCTGTACGAGCTCAGGAACAACCTCAGTAGAGGCTGGCACGACATGCAGACCTCAACGGC CTATAAGAAAACATCCGAGACGCTGTCCACAGCAGGACAGAAAACATCAGCCGCCTTCAGCACACTAGGCAGCGCCATCACCAGGAAGTTCGGGGACATGAG aaaCTCTCCCAGCTTCAAGTCTTTTGAGGAGAAAGTCGAGACTACGGTGTCCACCATCAAG ACAAAGGTTGGCGGTACAGGGACCGCAGGCAGCTTTGAGGAAGTCCTCTCCTCCGCAGCAAATGCCAGCTCTCAGGACACGCCCTCTAACAACTTGACGGACAGCTCTGAGAAGCCGTGTTAG
- the tpd52l1 gene encoding tumor protein D53 isoform X12: protein METRQQGFLDSEPLREADEDMASEVNLNNSIMTEAEREEIQQELAKLEEEISTLKQVLSSKEKQHAELKQKLGAASLYELRNNLSRGWHDMQTSTAYKKTSETLSTAGQKTSAAFSTLGSAITRKFGDMSQHNTSVSNSIGYSIRHSMSMPTMRNSPSFKSFEEKVETTVSTIKTKVGGTGTAGSFEEVLSSAANASSQDTPSNNLTDSSEKPC from the exons ATGGAGACCAGACAACAAG gttTCCTGGACTCTGAGCCATTGAGAGAGGCTGATGAAGATATGGCCTCTGAAGTCAACCTAAACAACTCCATCATGACGGAggcggagagagaggagattcAGCAAGAGTTAGCTAAA ctggaggaggagatcAGTACGTTGAAGCAGGTTTTGTCGTCCAAAGAGAAGCAGCACGCAGAGCTCAAACAAAAACTGGGCGCGGCTTCTCTGTACGAGCTCAGGAACAACCTCAGTAGAGGCTGGCACGACATGCAGACCTCAACGGC CTATAAGAAAACATCCGAGACGCTGTCCACAGCAGGACAGAAAACATCAGCCGCCTTCAGCACACTAGGCAGCGCCATCACCAGGAAGTTCGGGGACATGAG tcaacacaacacaagtGT GTCCAACTCTATAGG CTACTCCATCAGACACTCTATGAGCATGCCCACCATGAG aaaCTCTCCCAGCTTCAAGTCTTTTGAGGAGAAAGTCGAGACTACGGTGTCCACCATCAAG ACAAAGGTTGGCGGTACAGGGACCGCAGGCAGCTTTGAGGAAGTCCTCTCCTCCGCAGCAAATGCCAGCTCTCAGGACACGCCCTCTAACAACTTGACGGACAGCTCTGAGAAGCCGTGTTAG
- the tpd52l1 gene encoding tumor protein D53 isoform X10, whose translation METRQQELYSGVLSEAVVDWGNMSPGEEWVNSATHKGEQERGHLTAGFLDSEPLREADEDMASEVNLNNSIMTEAEREEIQQELAKLEEEISTLKQVLSSKEKQHAELKQKLGAASLYELRNNLSRGWHDMQTSTAYKKTSETLSTAGQKTSAAFSTLGSAITRKFGDMSQHNTSVSNSIGYSIRHSMSMPTMRNSPSFKSFEEKVETTVSTIKTKVGGTGTAGSFEEVLSSAANASSQDTPSNNLTDSSEKPC comes from the exons ATGGAGACCAGACAACAAG AGTTGTACTCTGGTGTTCTGAGTGAAGCAGTGGTGGACTGGGGCAACATGAGTCCTGGAGAGGAATGGGTTAATTCAGCCACACACAAGGGAGAGCAGG AGAGAGGACACCTCACAGCAG gttTCCTGGACTCTGAGCCATTGAGAGAGGCTGATGAAGATATGGCCTCTGAAGTCAACCTAAACAACTCCATCATGACGGAggcggagagagaggagattcAGCAAGAGTTAGCTAAA ctggaggaggagatcAGTACGTTGAAGCAGGTTTTGTCGTCCAAAGAGAAGCAGCACGCAGAGCTCAAACAAAAACTGGGCGCGGCTTCTCTGTACGAGCTCAGGAACAACCTCAGTAGAGGCTGGCACGACATGCAGACCTCAACGGC CTATAAGAAAACATCCGAGACGCTGTCCACAGCAGGACAGAAAACATCAGCCGCCTTCAGCACACTAGGCAGCGCCATCACCAGGAAGTTCGGGGACATGAG tcaacacaacacaagtGT GTCCAACTCTATAGG CTACTCCATCAGACACTCTATGAGCATGCCCACCATGAG aaaCTCTCCCAGCTTCAAGTCTTTTGAGGAGAAAGTCGAGACTACGGTGTCCACCATCAAG ACAAAGGTTGGCGGTACAGGGACCGCAGGCAGCTTTGAGGAAGTCCTCTCCTCCGCAGCAAATGCCAGCTCTCAGGACACGCCCTCTAACAACTTGACGGACAGCTCTGAGAAGCCGTGTTAG
- the tpd52l1 gene encoding tumor protein D53 isoform X5, which yields METRQQELYSGVLSEAVVDWGNMSPGEEWVNSATHKGEQGLNQDMFYPSGEESVKRSSHGDDLAPVAQNGENLTEWCKTSPSGDDQWCRASVSHSDNWAMSATWDMQLDSTERGHLTAGFLDSEPLREADEDMASEVNLNNSIMTEAEREEIQQELAKLEEEISTLKQVLSSKEKQHAELKQKLGAASLYELRNNLSRGWHDMQTSTAYKKTSETLSTAGQKTSAAFSTLGSAITRKFGDMRSNSIGHSMSMPTMRNSPSFKSFEEKVETTVSTIKTKVGGTGTAGSFEEVLSSAANASSQDTPSNNLTDSSEKPC from the exons ATGGAGACCAGACAACAAG AGTTGTACTCTGGTGTTCTGAGTGAAGCAGTGGTGGACTGGGGCAACATGAGTCCTGGAGAGGAATGGGTTAATTCAGCCACACACAAGGGAGAGCAGG GTTTGAATCAGGACATGTTTTACCCTTCTGGCGAGGAATCGGTTAAAAGGAGCTCACATGGTGACGACTTGGCTCCGGTGGCCCAAAATGGGGAAAACCTGACAGAATGGTGTAAAACTTCACCATCAGGGGACGATCAGTGGTGTCGGGCATCAGTGTCGCACTCTGACAACTGGGCCATGTCCGCCACTTGGGATATGCAGCTGGACAGCACAG AGAGAGGACACCTCACAGCAG gttTCCTGGACTCTGAGCCATTGAGAGAGGCTGATGAAGATATGGCCTCTGAAGTCAACCTAAACAACTCCATCATGACGGAggcggagagagaggagattcAGCAAGAGTTAGCTAAA ctggaggaggagatcAGTACGTTGAAGCAGGTTTTGTCGTCCAAAGAGAAGCAGCACGCAGAGCTCAAACAAAAACTGGGCGCGGCTTCTCTGTACGAGCTCAGGAACAACCTCAGTAGAGGCTGGCACGACATGCAGACCTCAACGGC CTATAAGAAAACATCCGAGACGCTGTCCACAGCAGGACAGAAAACATCAGCCGCCTTCAGCACACTAGGCAGCGCCATCACCAGGAAGTTCGGGGACATGAG GTCCAACTCTATAGG ACACTCTATGAGCATGCCCACCATGAG aaaCTCTCCCAGCTTCAAGTCTTTTGAGGAGAAAGTCGAGACTACGGTGTCCACCATCAAG ACAAAGGTTGGCGGTACAGGGACCGCAGGCAGCTTTGAGGAAGTCCTCTCCTCCGCAGCAAATGCCAGCTCTCAGGACACGCCCTCTAACAACTTGACGGACAGCTCTGAGAAGCCGTGTTAG
- the tpd52l1 gene encoding tumor protein D53 isoform X11 codes for METRQQERGHLTAGFLDSEPLREADEDMASEVNLNNSIMTEAEREEIQQELAKLEEEISTLKQVLSSKEKQHAELKQKLGAASLYELRNNLSRGWHDMQTSTAYKKTSETLSTAGQKTSAAFSTLGSAITRKFGDMSQHNTSVSNSIGYSIRHSMSMPTMRNSPSFKSFEEKVETTVSTIKTKVGGTGTAGSFEEVLSSAANASSQDTPSNNLTDSSEKPC; via the exons ATGGAGACCAGACAACAAG AGAGAGGACACCTCACAGCAG gttTCCTGGACTCTGAGCCATTGAGAGAGGCTGATGAAGATATGGCCTCTGAAGTCAACCTAAACAACTCCATCATGACGGAggcggagagagaggagattcAGCAAGAGTTAGCTAAA ctggaggaggagatcAGTACGTTGAAGCAGGTTTTGTCGTCCAAAGAGAAGCAGCACGCAGAGCTCAAACAAAAACTGGGCGCGGCTTCTCTGTACGAGCTCAGGAACAACCTCAGTAGAGGCTGGCACGACATGCAGACCTCAACGGC CTATAAGAAAACATCCGAGACGCTGTCCACAGCAGGACAGAAAACATCAGCCGCCTTCAGCACACTAGGCAGCGCCATCACCAGGAAGTTCGGGGACATGAG tcaacacaacacaagtGT GTCCAACTCTATAGG CTACTCCATCAGACACTCTATGAGCATGCCCACCATGAG aaaCTCTCCCAGCTTCAAGTCTTTTGAGGAGAAAGTCGAGACTACGGTGTCCACCATCAAG ACAAAGGTTGGCGGTACAGGGACCGCAGGCAGCTTTGAGGAAGTCCTCTCCTCCGCAGCAAATGCCAGCTCTCAGGACACGCCCTCTAACAACTTGACGGACAGCTCTGAGAAGCCGTGTTAG
- the tpd52l1 gene encoding tumor protein D53 isoform X1, giving the protein METRQQELYSGVLSEAVVDWGNMSPGEEWVNSATHKGEQGLNQDMFYPSGEESVKRSSHGDDLAPVAQNGENLTEWCKTSPSGDDQWCRASVSHSDNWAMSATWDMQLDSTERGHLTAGFLDSEPLREADEDMASEVNLNNSIMTEAEREEIQQELAKLEEEISTLKQVLSSKEKQHAELKQKLGAASLYELRNNLSRGWHDMQTSTAYKKTSETLSTAGQKTSAAFSTLGSAITRKFGDMSQHNTSVSNSIGYSIRHSMSMPTMRNSPSFKSFEEKVETTVSTIKTKVGGTGTAGSFEEVLSSAANASSQDTPSNNLTDSSEKPC; this is encoded by the exons ATGGAGACCAGACAACAAG AGTTGTACTCTGGTGTTCTGAGTGAAGCAGTGGTGGACTGGGGCAACATGAGTCCTGGAGAGGAATGGGTTAATTCAGCCACACACAAGGGAGAGCAGG GTTTGAATCAGGACATGTTTTACCCTTCTGGCGAGGAATCGGTTAAAAGGAGCTCACATGGTGACGACTTGGCTCCGGTGGCCCAAAATGGGGAAAACCTGACAGAATGGTGTAAAACTTCACCATCAGGGGACGATCAGTGGTGTCGGGCATCAGTGTCGCACTCTGACAACTGGGCCATGTCCGCCACTTGGGATATGCAGCTGGACAGCACAG AGAGAGGACACCTCACAGCAG gttTCCTGGACTCTGAGCCATTGAGAGAGGCTGATGAAGATATGGCCTCTGAAGTCAACCTAAACAACTCCATCATGACGGAggcggagagagaggagattcAGCAAGAGTTAGCTAAA ctggaggaggagatcAGTACGTTGAAGCAGGTTTTGTCGTCCAAAGAGAAGCAGCACGCAGAGCTCAAACAAAAACTGGGCGCGGCTTCTCTGTACGAGCTCAGGAACAACCTCAGTAGAGGCTGGCACGACATGCAGACCTCAACGGC CTATAAGAAAACATCCGAGACGCTGTCCACAGCAGGACAGAAAACATCAGCCGCCTTCAGCACACTAGGCAGCGCCATCACCAGGAAGTTCGGGGACATGAG tcaacacaacacaagtGT GTCCAACTCTATAGG CTACTCCATCAGACACTCTATGAGCATGCCCACCATGAG aaaCTCTCCCAGCTTCAAGTCTTTTGAGGAGAAAGTCGAGACTACGGTGTCCACCATCAAG ACAAAGGTTGGCGGTACAGGGACCGCAGGCAGCTTTGAGGAAGTCCTCTCCTCCGCAGCAAATGCCAGCTCTCAGGACACGCCCTCTAACAACTTGACGGACAGCTCTGAGAAGCCGTGTTAG
- the tpd52l1 gene encoding tumor protein D53 isoform X3, whose protein sequence is METRQQELYSGVLSEAVVDWGNMSPGEEWVNSATHKGEQGLNQDMFYPSGEESVKRSSHGDDLAPVAQNGENLTEWCKTSPSGDDQWCRASVSHSDNWAMSATWDMQLDSTERGHLTAGFLDSEPLREADEDMASEVNLNNSIMTEAEREEIQQELAKLEEEISTLKQVLSSKEKQHAELKQKLGAASLYELRNNLSRGWHDMQTSTAYKKTSETLSTAGQKTSAAFSTLGSAITRKFGDMRSNSIGYSIRHSMSMPTMRNSPSFKSFEEKVETTVSTIKTKVGGTGTAGSFEEVLSSAANASSQDTPSNNLTDSSEKPC, encoded by the exons ATGGAGACCAGACAACAAG AGTTGTACTCTGGTGTTCTGAGTGAAGCAGTGGTGGACTGGGGCAACATGAGTCCTGGAGAGGAATGGGTTAATTCAGCCACACACAAGGGAGAGCAGG GTTTGAATCAGGACATGTTTTACCCTTCTGGCGAGGAATCGGTTAAAAGGAGCTCACATGGTGACGACTTGGCTCCGGTGGCCCAAAATGGGGAAAACCTGACAGAATGGTGTAAAACTTCACCATCAGGGGACGATCAGTGGTGTCGGGCATCAGTGTCGCACTCTGACAACTGGGCCATGTCCGCCACTTGGGATATGCAGCTGGACAGCACAG AGAGAGGACACCTCACAGCAG gttTCCTGGACTCTGAGCCATTGAGAGAGGCTGATGAAGATATGGCCTCTGAAGTCAACCTAAACAACTCCATCATGACGGAggcggagagagaggagattcAGCAAGAGTTAGCTAAA ctggaggaggagatcAGTACGTTGAAGCAGGTTTTGTCGTCCAAAGAGAAGCAGCACGCAGAGCTCAAACAAAAACTGGGCGCGGCTTCTCTGTACGAGCTCAGGAACAACCTCAGTAGAGGCTGGCACGACATGCAGACCTCAACGGC CTATAAGAAAACATCCGAGACGCTGTCCACAGCAGGACAGAAAACATCAGCCGCCTTCAGCACACTAGGCAGCGCCATCACCAGGAAGTTCGGGGACATGAG GTCCAACTCTATAGG CTACTCCATCAGACACTCTATGAGCATGCCCACCATGAG aaaCTCTCCCAGCTTCAAGTCTTTTGAGGAGAAAGTCGAGACTACGGTGTCCACCATCAAG ACAAAGGTTGGCGGTACAGGGACCGCAGGCAGCTTTGAGGAAGTCCTCTCCTCCGCAGCAAATGCCAGCTCTCAGGACACGCCCTCTAACAACTTGACGGACAGCTCTGAGAAGCCGTGTTAG
- the tpd52l1 gene encoding tumor protein D53 isoform X4 gives METRQQELYSGVLSEAVVDWGNMSPGEEWVNSATHKGEQGLNQDMFYPSGEESVKRSSHGDDLAPVAQNGENLTEWCKTSPSGDDQWCRASVSHSDNWAMSATWDMQLDSTGFLDSEPLREADEDMASEVNLNNSIMTEAEREEIQQELAKLEEEISTLKQVLSSKEKQHAELKQKLGAASLYELRNNLSRGWHDMQTSTAYKKTSETLSTAGQKTSAAFSTLGSAITRKFGDMSQHNTSVSNSIGYSIRHSMSMPTMRNSPSFKSFEEKVETTVSTIKTKVGGTGTAGSFEEVLSSAANASSQDTPSNNLTDSSEKPC, from the exons ATGGAGACCAGACAACAAG AGTTGTACTCTGGTGTTCTGAGTGAAGCAGTGGTGGACTGGGGCAACATGAGTCCTGGAGAGGAATGGGTTAATTCAGCCACACACAAGGGAGAGCAGG GTTTGAATCAGGACATGTTTTACCCTTCTGGCGAGGAATCGGTTAAAAGGAGCTCACATGGTGACGACTTGGCTCCGGTGGCCCAAAATGGGGAAAACCTGACAGAATGGTGTAAAACTTCACCATCAGGGGACGATCAGTGGTGTCGGGCATCAGTGTCGCACTCTGACAACTGGGCCATGTCCGCCACTTGGGATATGCAGCTGGACAGCACAG gttTCCTGGACTCTGAGCCATTGAGAGAGGCTGATGAAGATATGGCCTCTGAAGTCAACCTAAACAACTCCATCATGACGGAggcggagagagaggagattcAGCAAGAGTTAGCTAAA ctggaggaggagatcAGTACGTTGAAGCAGGTTTTGTCGTCCAAAGAGAAGCAGCACGCAGAGCTCAAACAAAAACTGGGCGCGGCTTCTCTGTACGAGCTCAGGAACAACCTCAGTAGAGGCTGGCACGACATGCAGACCTCAACGGC CTATAAGAAAACATCCGAGACGCTGTCCACAGCAGGACAGAAAACATCAGCCGCCTTCAGCACACTAGGCAGCGCCATCACCAGGAAGTTCGGGGACATGAG tcaacacaacacaagtGT GTCCAACTCTATAGG CTACTCCATCAGACACTCTATGAGCATGCCCACCATGAG aaaCTCTCCCAGCTTCAAGTCTTTTGAGGAGAAAGTCGAGACTACGGTGTCCACCATCAAG ACAAAGGTTGGCGGTACAGGGACCGCAGGCAGCTTTGAGGAAGTCCTCTCCTCCGCAGCAAATGCCAGCTCTCAGGACACGCCCTCTAACAACTTGACGGACAGCTCTGAGAAGCCGTGTTAG